DNA sequence from the Desulfotalea psychrophila LSv54 genome:
TTTTTATGATATTTGTTGGTTTTGTTTTTTAGAGAAGACAAATAAGGATTTTGAAAGAAGTTATTTTTTTCAGATAGTATGTTGGTTGAGTTGTTTTTGTGGGTGTTTAAGTTGTTTGTCGGTTTGGTTTCGAGCAAGGCGAAGGGGTTGATGTTTTTTAGATTGTTAATTTGTAGGGTATGTGTGAGTTTTTTTATAAGTGTGTGAGTTTTTTTATAAGTGTGTTGGTTTTTAGAAAGTTTGTTAGTTGAACTATTTTTTATGTAATAATTTTTTTTGGCTTTATTTTTTTATCGTCAAAGACGACAATTAAGAAAAAGAAAAGAATATGCGAAGTGTTATTGATGGTTGATTAATAAAAGAGAAGTAAGAAAAATATTCAAGTAATCACCGAACGGTGAGAAATGTATAAGGTAAGGTTGTCGATAGATAAAATTCCTTATTTCTATCCATTCCTTTCCAGTTTTATTAGGTTAAAAAATGGTTAAAAGAAGGTTAGCAAAAAAACAGGCGTCTTGGATACGCATTAATATTAAATAGTTAAGACATAATTTTTTTTTTTTCCGGTGGTTATCTTACACGTTTCCGGTGGTTATCTTACACGTTTCCGGTGGTTATCTTACACGAAGCGGTGGTTATCTTACACGAAGCGGTGGTTATCTTACACGAAGCGGTGGTTATCTTACATGCACTAGCGTATATTTGCGCTAGCACAAGTATTTAGAAAAACGTGCTTTTTCTTCCGGTGGTTATCTTACATGAAATCTCCTCTTTTTTTTCCACTTTTTATAAAAAAAAGCTGAATTTTATCCTATAAAAACTATTTAATGTCAACTAGTTAAGCAAAGCGGTGGTTATCTTACATGGGCCGGTGGTTATCTTACATGGCCGGTGGTTATTACTGCAAAACAGGCTAATTTGGCTGATTTTACAGTAAATAAATATTGTTTTTGGTAATTATATCGGCATGTTAATAAAAGCGGTGGTTATCTTACATGGTTAGGTCTAATTTTTACTTATTTTTTGAATTTTTTTTGTTTGTTATGCAAACTTCTTTTTTGTTTGTTATGCAAACTTCTTTTTTGTTTGTTATGCAAACTTCTTTTTTGTTTGTTATGCAAACTTCTTTTTTGTTTGTTATGCAAACTTCTTTTTTTAAGAAATGCCATTTTCTGTGTGGGTAATTCAAAGCGGTGGTTATCTTACACGGGGCGGTAGTGATGTTGTGTGGGCTGGTATCTTATGTGGAACGAGGCTTAATCACGCTATTACAGGCAGTTAAGGGATGATATCTAATCATCTATTACGAGTATTAAATAGGTGTTTGATATTAATGGGTTATCCAAAGCGGTGGTTATCTTACACGGAACGGTAGTGGTGTTGCGTGGGCTGGTGTTATCTTATGTGGAACGAGGCATAATCACGCTATGACAGGCAGTTAAGGGCTGATGTCTAACCATCTATTACGAGTGTCAAATAGGTATTTGATATTAATGGGTTATCCAAAGCGGTGGTTATCTTACACGGAACGGTAGTGGTGTTGCGTGGGCTGGTGTTATCTTATGTGGAACGAGGCATAATCACGATACCACAGGCAGTTAAGGGATGATGTCTAACCATCTATTACGAGTGTCAAATAGGTATTTGATATTAATGGGTTATTCAAAGCGGTGGTTATCTTACACGGGACAATAGTGGTGTTGCGTGGGCTGGTGGTTATCTTGCATGAAACAAGGCATAATCACGCTAGCACAGGCAGTTAAGGGATGATGTCTAACCATCTATTACGAGTATCAGATAGGTGTCTGATATTAATGGGTTATCCAAAGCGGTGGTTATCTTACACGGGACGGTAGTGATGTTGCGTGGGCTGGTTTATTTTACGTGGGACAAGACATAATTATGTAAGCCCAGGCAGTTAAGGGTTAACATCTGAAAATTCATTTGCGAGTATTAAGTAGGTATTTGATATTAATGAATTATCTAAAGCGGTGGTTATCTTACATACATATTTATCCATTAAGTCCGAGTAACTGTGACAATATCTGTTTTAGGGTTAACTTCCCACTTTGCTAAAAAGCCAGCTTTCTTTAATTCTTCTAAAGATTTCAGCAACTCTTTTTTGAAATTTCTTATACAAGTCATCTTAGACCCACAACCTTTCATCAGTGTTTCAATTTTGACAGGAAAGGGTTTTTGGTGGCTCTTATAATAACCGTGCAGCCATTTTGACAAAGCACTCTTAAAACTCATTCGCATATCCCATTCTAGCGTTGTATAGCTGTTTCGAGCGAACAGCCGTACAATCTCAGGCTCAAGCCATACCTGCCAAGTTTTGAGCCTCACAGAATCTTCTTCTGCCCCTTTTCTTATATAGTACTTTCTGATCAGAGATAAGTTTGAGACTTTATCTCCTCCATTTCTAGCGGAAACCTTTAAACCTGTTACCTTTAATCGCTCTATGACTTTTTCAAGTTTTGTGTAGTAATAGCCACTGACAGGCCAACCAACAATTTTGCAAAAATATCGAGGCGTAAATTCTATTGTGGGGCTGTCATCAATTGCTTTGTCAGATAGTATACAAAGAAAAATAAGTTGCAACCACACATCTTCATCATCCTGACGCAATTCTTCACCCGTATAAGTAATAGAAACATTATCACCAATTACAGGGATTACTTCATTTTTGAACAGTCTTCGAGGAATTTTTTTTGCTCCAACTGCAAACAACGCAGACCTGGTAAATTCATTAGGAACATGCCGATAGCTTTCTCCATAATTAGGCAAAAACAACTGAACAGGCTGTTTGGTCAGCTCATACTTAATATGATGTACGTCTTCTGAGGGTAAAGCTTTTCTTACAATTTCCCCAAACTGCTCTTCAAAATATTGAGCTTGAGCTTTTTCTAAAAATATTAGTGTTACACCACACAAATCATTTTCAGTACTACACTCAATAGTCAGTTCTTTACACCAAGAATCATAATCCCGCTTAGAGAGTTTTGCCCCAAGATCTCTCAAGACGACATTCAAATAATGACTCTTTTTCTCCTCAGCATTTTCAGCCATTTTTCCGCTCCTAGATTTTTTCATGGTAGGGAAAAAACTTTAACTTCTCTCACCGAAATCTTTTGGAACACGCTTAGCCCTAACAAGCTCCTTCAGGTAAGCATTTTTCATATCCTCGAACAGCACTTTTTCAGTCAGTTTTGGATCCAAACCCTCTCTGTTATCATTAAGATATTTTTGAATATCTTTAATGTCCTCAACAGTGCCACTAAATATATAAAAACTACGGGCTTTAACGTCCCATCTGCCCAACTTGGGAGTATTCTTCTTTGGCGACACCTTCTTATTTGGATCATCGGACTCTTCTAAATTCCCCTTTACAGACGTAATACCTGGGGGATCCCCTCCCAAACCTTTAATTCTTGATTTCTCAGGAATTATAACACCTTCATCAACTTCAGTTTGCTTTTTTCCCTTTGCGACCATTTTTACCTCTCTAAATTTATTTAGTTGTGTCAAAGAAAATATTCATCAAGTTTTGTATCACAACTGCACCACTCTGATTAGCTGTTTTGAATGATGTTTCCAATATAGTCTTGCCTTCATTCTGAGCTTGCCGGTAACAGGCTTTTTCAAATAATGCCCCTGCCACTGTATTATAGCCACCTCGTTGAATATAATCCGATGCGCCAGCCTCCTCTGCCTTTGTACCTACACGACACAAAGCAAGATACATTTTGGATTTATCTATACCCTTTGCTGCTAACTCGTGGAAAAGAAGCACCGCAGGGTCAAGATCATCACGACCAGCGCCACTGGCCTGGACAACTAGATCAGCCAAAGCACAAATTTCTAATGTCAACCTGGATCCACGGGGCGCACCATCAAGAATAACAATATCATAATCTTCTTGGTCAGCTAAAGCCTCTTCAACTGTTCGACAAGAAACAATATGATCCAGCAATGGTTCTACTGCGTTGCTCTTTCGCCTCTTATGCCAATCTACACATGTTGTTTGCTGAGTATCCATATCTGCGACCTTAACAGAGTAGCCCGCCTTCTTGAACACGACCGCAACAGCTCTAGCAAAAGTTGACTTGCCAACACCACCCTTCTGGCTAACAAATACAATTATTTTTTTCATCCAACCTCACCCTTATTTCCATAGTGTTTTAGAGTTCCGTCATAAATCCAACATAATCACTATATCCTCTGTTAAAAAAAAAACAATGTTTAAAACATATTTTATGTTTGTATTTATGTTTGTTATTTTGTTTTAGAGAAAAACAATTTTGTTGTTTGTTTCTAGGTCAGAGCTACTCTGGGAAAGGGACATAATGCTCCCGCCTATTACGCCGGCAAAAGCTAGACTGATCCTCCCCTGATATTGTGAAGTCCATATTAACTCGTTATAATACGAGGGACAGGAGGTTTACATGGTTATGCAAAGACGTAGAAAATATGATTGGGCTCAAAGAAAACTCATATAATCAGGCGTTCAACCCGTTTCGCTACGCTACACGGACTCGCTGAAGCTCAGCCAGTTATGTCCACGTTAGCCTGACTAAATTTCAAAACATTATCTAATCAGGTGTTATATGCGCAAACTTATGGGTTATCTTGCCCAATTCGCATCATTCTCAAAGCAAGGCGAGCTACTATGCACCCAAAGTCTAACGTACCTCCTTATGAACATGGAGGCGCAATGTATTTTTACTTCGTTTCTTGGCGCGGCTGTAGGTTCAACAATTCCAGAAACACTGACTTGGCGTACTGAACATTGCCAGAGCGATGGCGCCCGTCCAGATGTCGAAGGCTGTCGCGCGGACGGTGTACCCGTTGTTAAAATTGAGGGTAAAATTGGCGCCGCATTTGGCGAAAGACAGCTAACATCCTATATGAAAGAGCTGTGCGGGCTCAATTGCCCAGGCAACTTGATTCTTCTTGTCCCTCGTAACCGGCATGAAGAGGCTACTAACCACGCTGTATGCGAGTTCGCACTCAAAGGTGAGGGGCCTTGGCAAGTTAAAAACGTAAGCCTTACTGTCATTACTTGGGAGGACCTACTCCAAAACTTGGGCACCGTCGTTGGTCAGAGTTTCCAAGAAGACCTTGCGCAGTTACACGCACTATATCGTGCCCTCAACGGTGACGACATGGAACCCTTGACCACCGATGAACAGGTTTTGTTGTGGCGAGAGCAGGAGGCATGGTGGGCAAAACTTGTAGATATCACTACCCGGCGATTTACATTGCCGGGTGGCTCGCTCCTCCCGTTAGGGTTAGAAAATGCTGTGGCACCTTACTATCGCAGATACATTTGCAGGAACATCCTTGGTGTTGAATCGTGTTATAGTGTGGGGACGCGCGATCCATTTCAAAACCACCACACGCCGCTTTGGCTGCGTTTTCATAGGAATACTGGCCACTTTCAGGTGATCACCCAGCAGCTAGAGCACTCACCGCTTGTGTCGGAGATCGTGCGTAGTGGCAAGGATATTTGGTATCCACTAGAAGTGCCCTACAACGCGGAGCGTGAGGTGATGGTTGAATCGTTGGTGTCACAAATAAGACGCATCGTTAACGTAGCCTATCAGTTCACCACACAAGAACCACCCCGATACAGTAATTTGTTGAGCAAAATGATATTTTCTGAGGAAATCAAATCTTTTATTGAGTGTAAGGACTGGACATTTGCTAAGACAATGCCGCAGTGGCCACATGAGTATTTGGTACGTGACAGAGTCGACAGCCGGCTTTTTGAACTGGTGGTTAAACACCTTCGCAAGAACGGTTACCAAGGATATTTTTACGAGCGACCGATTACGTATTACGAGGAAAGCGGCTGGGTGTACTGGACAATGGGTGCGCCGATCGCTGAAACTGTTATCATTAATAGATGCCGAACAGAGGATTCGTATGAATCTCGCGCAGCAGCGGGAACCCTTCCGAAATAAAGTTATGCTCTAGGCTGGGTAGTGATGCCAAAATGTGGAAGGACTTAGTCCTAAGACAATCGGATTTTCAAAAAGCACCGAGCTACATGTCATCGGTACTTTTATCGAGCGATAATTTTACTAACGACCCGATAACGTCCACGATTGGACATCAAACATCAAGTAGGGTGAGGTGAGCACATACAATGCTCACCTCATCCCTCTCACAGAACCGTACGTACGGGCCTCGTATACGGCTCCTGTTTACTTATATCCCTATCTGGAACAAGAATTCCGGTTTTCACAGCTGATACATCAAACAGCCAAAGCTCTTTGTGTAAATAACAGT
Encoded proteins:
- a CDS encoding ParA family protein — encoded protein: MKKIIVFVSQKGGVGKSTFARAVAVVFKKAGYSVKVADMDTQQTTCVDWHKRRKSNAVEPLLDHIVSCRTVEEALADQEDYDIVILDGAPRGSRLTLEICALADLVVQASGAGRDDLDPAVLLFHELAAKGIDKSKMYLALCRVGTKAEEAGASDYIQRGGYNTVAGALFEKACYRQAQNEGKTILETSFKTANQSGAVVIQNLMNIFFDTTK
- the trfA gene encoding plasmid replication initiator TrfA, translating into MAENAEEKKSHYLNVVLRDLGAKLSKRDYDSWCKELTIECSTENDLCGVTLIFLEKAQAQYFEEQFGEIVRKALPSEDVHHIKYELTKQPVQLFLPNYGESYRHVPNEFTRSALFAVGAKKIPRRLFKNEVIPVIGDNVSITYTGEELRQDDEDVWLQLIFLCILSDKAIDDSPTIEFTPRYFCKIVGWPVSGYYYTKLEKVIERLKVTGLKVSARNGGDKVSNLSLIRKYYIRKGAEEDSVRLKTWQVWLEPEIVRLFARNSYTTLEWDMRMSFKSALSKWLHGYYKSHQKPFPVKIETLMKGCGSKMTCIRNFKKELLKSLEELKKAGFLAKWEVNPKTDIVTVTRT